The window TGTTGTTTGTCCTGATTGTCTTTAAAACTTTGatatttgaagaaatattCCTCAACAAATCCATAACTATATTAAACACCCCAGCATCAACAAACGAAACTTTATTAGCATGTTAGCTTGGATTTAATATTAATCGGAATTCCGCTTCAAAATCGGGTGGTCTCTTCAAGTCGGTCGTGTTGTGGACTCAACAAATCACATAATCCAAGCGTAAGCCGCTGCGAGCGTAATAAGTGACCGCAATAAGTCTGAAGAGTCTGGCTCTAATTGGTATCGAGCATATATTCTGCACGTGATTATCTGTGTCTTCAGTGTTGTCTTGGaaaatctacaaaaacaaacaaaatccaaATAAACAAAGCTGTGATATAAGCACAACTTCTATCGAGTTTTATCACAAATACAAATTTACCATGTCgtttccatcgacatcttgTGTCACTTGCAGGTGATTATTGGAATCTCCAAATGATATCTTGAAGCTTGTCACCCTCCAACCAACAGATCTCTAAGTGACTACACCTGTCACTGTGGTCGGAGTTCTCAAGTCAGCTTGAAGCCACTCTCCTGGCGTCCCTGCATAAAAACATTACGTCATCATATCTTGGCAGCATTGATAAGATTCTTAGATGCGAGACGTGCGAGACGTTTTCGAGGCAAAAATGTGTTTGTAGAATCCAAAATAATCCAGCTTTGTTATaccgcagtgttatgcttgaAACAACGACAACAAGCAGCAGTGAGATTTTTGTACAAGATAATGACATGGAGTGTGTTTACCggattttgtgtttgttgtgcTACTATGCACTCCTGTCAAGTCGCTTCTGATAATCTGCTCAATATACACATCGATTCGAGGAACTTTTCATGACGAACTTTTATGTCTTTGGAATAAATTACTTGTTGTTTGTCCTGGTTGtctttaaaactttgaaatttgaagaaatactCCTCAACAAATCCATAACTATATTAAACACCGCAGCATCAACAAACGAGACTTTGTTAACAAGTTAGCTTGAATTTAATATTAATCGGAATTCCACTTCAACATCGGGTGGTCTCTTCAAGCCGGTCGTGTCGTGGACTTAACAAGTCAGATAATCCAAACGTAAGACGATGCCACGATTAAAGGTGACGACAATAAGTCTGAAGTATTTAGCTTTAATTGGGTTCGGGAATATATTCTGCACGTGAGTGTCGCTATCAGTGTTGCCCTGAAAAatctataaaaacaaacaaaatcgaaATAAACAGAGCTGTGTATCctgaaataaacacaaattaacttttattgaGCTTTGTCACGAATATTCAACTAACCATGTCgtttccatcgacatcttgTATCACTTGCAGCTGATTGGTTGAATTTCCAAATGATATCTTGAAGCTTGTCACCCACAAACCCGCAGCTCCCTGGGTGACTACACCTGTCACTGTGGTCGGAGTTCTCAAGTCAACCTGAAGCCACTCTCCTGGCGTCCCTGCAtgaaaatattacgtcattatatCTTGGCAGCATTGATAGAATTCTTAAAGGCGAGACGCATTACTTACAATATTTTGATGGATGAGGAAGCCAATATCTTCCTGACTCTCCATCCAATCTTCCTTCATGAGGAGCATAATTAGAATGAGGGTGGATCGACGACGCGGTCATTTCGTCATCTCGCACTTTCCCACTTTTCACACCAGCCAAGCATAATTCCtctgtaaaatataaatatcaaGTTGTTGAAATATTCTTAAATGTGGGGAATTCCCAAAAAAAGTTCTTCTGAGCGACCTGCGGGGAGTTACCATAATCTCATAAAAATCATATTCAGCAGCAGACGATGATAACTCTCTGTTCAACAGCAAATAACATGGTGTTATTTTAAATGGTTTTGGAAGTATTTGAGATGCCAATTCAAAaagtatttcattttgttatcGTTGTTTTCCTAATTTTACATTGGGACCATctcacaaaaacaacaaaattttgagaacAAATGGTGAATTTCTATTGGATGGTGTTTACCAGACGACATAACCAATTTAGAGCTTTCATTTAAACCTTAATACTTCTATAACCAGTTAACGAAACGATTCCAATTTTAACAAGCGTAGGACGATTTAGCCAGGCCCTGTCCAGACTTCCGTTGAAACTCGATTTTAATTACGCCTCCAAGTGGCAAGTTATTAAGTAAcaaatttatgttaaattGGGCTACAGATAGTAGGCGCTGTGTTAGATCTTTGATCAAAAAGAAGCTAGTGACCGACAGAGAAATTCTTCCCACTTCCAACGATATTAACGTTGTTGAAATTGATAAAGCCAGTGTAATTTCAGTTGCGAACTACTGCACTTGGGGCAGAAATGCATTGATTTAAATAGGGTCAAAAGTCGTTTACGCGACCTCAAAGTACTCTTTGCATAGACAACTTATTGTATTTTCTCGTTATTGCATTATCTTTTTATTTGGAACGACAACTTAGGAGGGCTCTCCCCGGCGATTGGCGAGTAACGACCCGCTAGCGACTGCAACTAAGACTGGTAACACGAACAATTAAGAATCACTTTCAATTGTCGCTCGATTAACGAACTTTGTACTTATTTTGTGGTGTAAGTCGGCCAACACTGACTTAGTTGTAACTGGTCCGATGAGGACTCATCGAGAACTTATCTacttacaacaacaaaaactaaactGTCGAGCAAATGTCAATACTAGTTAATACAAATGTTATATTGTAGAAAGATTTTGGACAATGATTTGTGCGCCAAATTGTGCTCCACGTGAAAAGTGCCGAGTACCGGTGTAACGATTATTTTCTCGTTCATATAGCCAGGCTTAATTTCACATTTacggtgaaccgcgacaccTTTAACTGCGAGTAACTGTGAGTAACTGTGAGTAACCTTCAACTGTGAGACTTTGTAGCGTTATCACGCTAACGAAACAAACCGATGATCTTCGAAAAGCCACATTTAATTGGTCTCAGCCAGACGCCGACTCAGACTAAAAAAACTCTAAAAAGCGCACAATATTTATATAGAATAAGGGTGCCAAATCATGtgattaaaatagttaacaaaCGCGTAGGTGCTGATTGGTAAAAAATGCTTCAAGCAAAAACACGGTGATAAGTAACGACACAACATGTGAGGAACAAAGTCCGTAACACCGGGACTGACCGAAAtttcttgacaaaaaataattcgGTTCTATTTTcgaaagtaccgacggtatcGGTAAGTATCGGTAACGcgatagtaccgcggtacagtaattcggtactatactAGCCGCGGTACTGCCTTGGTAGGTTGGAAAACTTGCTAcaaatcaatgaaaataaatttttaataaagatAATAATGGTTGGTATCGTCCAATCATACGCTCAAGGCTGATTGACTTATCTTGTAACAACCACGCCAACCTGCAAGCTACAGTAAGAGTTAGTGCTTTTCTAAGCGCAAAGTTAAGTTGATTCTAATTCACTTTTCACTTCATCTTCAAAGTGAGAAGCTTTCACTGCACTCAGTTGTAAACCTGCTTCATGAAAGCTCGGTCACAATTTGCTGATCACTTTttggaaaaagattttttatagCTAGTTCTTGGCTCTTGCTTAAAAACGAGATTATAATAATCAAGCTACCATTTTTAACCAGCCTtgttatgaaaatattaaattctgCTTTGATGATAATATATGGACATAGtacttttttttaacaaactgttgcaaaataatatttcgcaccattgtttgtttgtttttcgtgtgttttcccacgcttttatttttgttagttaATTATCAGTTAGattttattctgtttgttaTCACCTTGATTTCTTTTGTCCACTGCGTTATTTCATGTTGTTTTCGTTTGCGCCTCAAGTGTTTCGATGTGGTCGAACGGTCAGTAAAAACTGCCATAATAGTTGGCATAGAAAAAAACTTAAGGCAGATAAGCACAGCGAAAGAGATGTGTTTCAgagattttttgaaaacactgAATCTGTGCGCGTTGCGCACGTCCCGCGGTAGACTGTTCCACAGCCTAGAAGCAGCTGCGGAAAACATTATGTCGCTGTACATCGAGGTCCGACAAGGTGGAACTTGCACGAAGTTCCTAGACTGGGATCTCAGAACTCTCGTTGGGCTATAACGGCACAGACGCGTTTGCTgatataaaatagttaaacaAATATAAGCTCTCGGTACTCAGTTGAaatacattttattgtttatttttcgccattgacaGTGGGAAGAAAAATTACGGTACCTAGTACTTAATCTATGCAAATTTGTACTGGCAAAAACTTTCGTCAGTTCGAGGATAAAGAAAGCTTGTCATGCTAGTGCAGGCCTAGAAACCAGTTATCGTACCACGTCGAATACATACACAGTAAACATTGCTATAAATCATGTCAATATAGTTATACGCGGACAAACCTTTGCAAAATGCTGTCATTGTGGCTTGTTTTATATCTTAATGTCCAACAAAAGAAGTCAATAAACCCACATAATCaattaattttcatgttttttgttttattattgtgaccagtgtttttttaaggtgttttggtgTTTTGGGAaaccgaaacggtcccccaaatttctccagcggtttcccaaaatttggacttgcaactacaggctattttttggtatttaaatgaaacacttgcggtgtcttaaaactacttagtggtcacccaaaccaaaccttaaaaaaaaacctgaTTGTGactcatatatatatttggtTTAAAGTCACCAAAGTGCGAAACTGCGCTTTGGCTACGAAATGCAAAACCACGGgcacaaaattaaacaattgaacCAATAAATCCAATTAAGCAATGAGAAAAAGTGGACTTAATATTATAGCATGGGTTTAACACTAATATTAACAGGAAAGACAAAATCCGACAACATCGACATCGGAAACTCAACATCAGGTTGTCTCTTCAGGTTGGTCATGTCATCGACTTAGCAAATGAGATAATCCAAGCGTAAGAAGATACCACGACGAAAGGTGACGGCAGTAAGTCTGAAGTGTCTGGCTTTAATTGGGTTCGGGAATATATTCTGCACATGATTAGTGCTATCAGTGTTTCCTTGGaaaatctacaaaaacaaacaaaatcaaaataaagaaagctgGGTAGTCTGATATAAACACAACTTAACTTTTATCGAACTTTATCACAAACATTCAATTTACCATGTCgtttccatcgacatcttgTATCACTTGCAGGTGATTGGTGGAATTCCCAAATGATATCTTGAAGCTTGTCACCCAATAACTACTACTTCCCTGGGTGACTACACCTGTCACTCTGGTCGGAGTTCTCAAGTCAACTTGAAGCCATTCTCCTGGCGTCTCTGCAtgaaaatattacgtcatcatatcTTGGCAGCATTGATAAAAACTCTTAGAGGCGAAACGCTTGACTTACGATATTTTGATGAATGAGGAAACCAAACTTTCTCTCCATCCAATCTTCCTCCATGAGCAACATGATTAGGATGAGAATTGATCGACGATGCGGTCATTTCGTCATCTTGCACTTTTCCACTTTTCACACCAGCCAAGCAAACTTCCTCTGTGAAATGTAAATATCAAGTTGCTGAAATGTTCTTAAATGTGACGAATTTCCAAAACTCATGACCTGGTATCgctgaaataaataaagttctTCTTCTGAGCTAAGTGTGGGGAGTTACCACAATCCAATAGAAATCATATTTACCAGCATTTACCGGTTAATTTAGTTCAATACATGgttaacactggtcaacagcaAATTATTTGGTGTTATTTTAAAAggttttggaaatatttaaaacgcCAATTCAAAAAACATCTCATTTTGTCCACCACCACGGCAAGTTATGATGGTTATGTTACAAGTCCTGcctttatttaattttatccaATTGTTCAAAAGAACTAATCGatacataataaaagcataaattaACAAGCATCAAAACCATAGTTAAATGGACAATCTTGCCACCGCAGTATCACTGAATGGTTTGTACGTAATTGAATCctttatgaagaaaaaatacaaaacaaatttcaaattcgCGGCATGTATCGGTTAAAGTGTTGTGTTTAATGGttatatttcttgaaattaaatttactaaatatagaaatttaatgtaaaaattagCTTTTTCAACATTGGTAACACTTTCCAAGACTGGAAAGTCTTGAAAAGAAGCAAGGACTGACctggaagttaagcaaacaaCCCGAGTTTATGTTGTTTATGGTTGTGTTGTGCTTTGTCTACAAGCAGAGTTGAATAAAGTATCTTTTATTTGCTGGGTATTAGGATAAGCAAAGGATTGGGCTCCATGTAAAATATACATCTTTGTACAACTGGCCAGCGTAGTTTTTAGGTATCTTGAGTGTCCGAAACGATATCTCAAAATTTGTACCACGGTACCTACAGCAGAAAATGAGCAGTTGCAGTctcttaaaacatttaattgaggtttttaaaattttagcggTCGCCAAAgataaaccttaaaaaaaccTGCCGTTGGCTAAAGGGAGAGTCCCTATAATGCCTTATTTTCTAAGCTCTGACGTCAAACCAAACGCCATTATCTGCATTTGggataaaaataaagaacgaagtttcaaaataaaataaaatatttaaacactTGAGCTTGGAAggaaaacgtttttgcaaAGATGCCCTGTCTGTTTGCTCAAGATGAACTTGATTTGTTGGTGTGAGTTTTGTAAAGTTTCTTGGTGCGTTAATTTCGTGCAATATCAATTTGTTGTCAAGTGTTAAATTGAAGACATCAGATTAGTTATTTAGAAATTGGTTACAAACATAAACTactaaaatgcataaaaaaatgCTGTCAGTGAAAACATTCATATATTTTAGCTCGGTGCAACATGATAATATGAAAACGTGAGATATGATTGCGGTGAACAAAGTCGTGATATGAAGCTCTCATGTGACATTTGACAAATGTTATGCTTTGCAATATACCATCAGTGTAATGGCTGCTGTATGGAtcgaaatgttttcaaaaaaacttctGCATCGTTTTAGCTTGTTTGTTTAGCTTGTTTGTTTAGATTATTTGACTGTTTTTTATAGTCCAGCCACTCCTCGACATATTGTCATAATGCGACCAATCTACATTAATCTTTTGATAAAGCAACTTATTTATTGTTGGTAAATTACCTCGAAGAGCTTCATGTAAACGATCCAACGTATCCAACCTTTTCTTAAGCTCGACAACTTCGCTTAGATCGCATTGACACTGGCCAGGTGGACCGGGATTCCCCTTTGCTCCGTGCGTGCCTTGAGGTCCTGGTATTCCCCGTTTACCGGATGGTCCTCGCGGGCCTCTACTTTCCAGGATTCCTAGAGCATCACGTGGAACAGGCAAACAAATCTGCTCATTTTGACTCAGCACAAATGTCGCCAGATTAACAGCAAACACCAGCGCTAAGAAAGCAGCTATTATTGACGTCATCTTCACTTGTTTATCAGTCTGCAAAATAGAACAGATTATGACGTGTGAGAGAGCATTCTGTGCAACAAAGATCTGCGCGAAACATTTCATTCACAATTTGGTTAGAAACAAGATGCTTTAACCATTTACAGAAATACACTTGTGCAATTGTGTGTAAAATATTAAGTAAAATGTAaggatttgcaaaaattttggtaTTAATAGAACGAAAACTTTTAACCTCAAATTTTCTGCAAACCCGAACCGATGCCAAatatattacgtcataaaaatgaaaaactgaaaattataGTTAAAGAATTCTATCTACATTCATCGCGTTTATTGAACATATACGTAATAATGGTTGACTtgctttttatattatttggATAAAAGGAAATAAAGCAACAGCGCCTCCGCAATAACATTGCCAAGTTATTTCGTTACTGGACGAACGAGCAACAACAAAGCGACAatcaaattatcaaaaaagcTGACGCTACATGTCGCTCTTTGCTTGCAATGTAAACTTCATCACCTCTAAGTCGGAGGCAATAAGAAAGGAAATGACGTCAGCAATATTTGAGACTCTTCTactaatgaaagaaaaaaaaaagtttagagCTTATTTCCATTTCTAAGTTTTGACTACTGTCTATAGCGGGCGTGTGCgacctttttcactggagggccaaatacaaaactttGAATGATAACGCGGGCGGCATgaacgttttcaaaaaaaaaattggtaaCATTTTTCTATGAAACTAGTTTATGTAGACAAGAAACAGATTTAGTGCAGTCCACGACACACGTGTGTGACAGTTTATTGGAAAACTGTGAATAATTGTCGatggaagatgaggaaactaaATTCAGTCAAGCGTATTTAATCACAAATTATTGTGATTTTTGCTGTTGCAgatctttgcaaatttttggaATATTTGCTTTCACAGAACTACATTCTTACGCAGCATTCTTACATCACAAAGCTTCAGCGCAATATTACTGTACACAGCGCGCGAAAATTTCGCTTGCTTTGCTGTAAACCGCATCAAAGAGTGATGGCTAGTATACacttctaacattttgctgagcaccacgcgggccgcaCGGAACAACCTGGCGGGCCGCTGGTTGCACCTGTCTGGTCTATAggaatattaaaataaataccaACATCAAGTTATTCTTTTTACCAGGAAATCGTTTACTTTGAACAGGCTGAAAGCTGAAGCTTTTAGGAAAATACGAGCTTAATAACTATATTTATCAGCGCTGAAGTT of the Clavelina lepadiformis chromosome 7, kaClaLepa1.1, whole genome shotgun sequence genome contains:
- the LOC143466219 gene encoding lactadherin-like, which produces MSSEELCLAGVKSGKVRDDEMTASSIHPHSNYAPHEGRLDGESGRYWLPHPSKYWTPGEWLQVDLRTPTTVTGVVTQGAAGLWVTSFKISFGNSTNQLQVIQDVDGNDMIFQGNTDSDTHVQNIFPNPIKAKYFRLIVVTFNRGIVLRLDYLTC
- the LOC143465314 gene encoding EGF-like repeat and discoidin I-like domain-containing protein 3; its protein translation is MTSIIAAFLALVFAVNLATFVLSQNEQICLPVPRDALGILESRGPRGPSGKRGIPGPQGTHGAKGNPGPPGQCQCDLSEVVELKKRLDTLDRLHEALREEVCLAGVKSGKVQDDEMTASSINSHPNHVAHGGRLDGEKVWFPHSSKYQTPGEWLQVDLRTPTRVTGVVTQGSSSYWVTSFKISFGNSTNHLQVIQDVDGNDMIFQGNTDSTNHVQNIFPNPIKARHFRLTAVTFRRGIFLRLDYLIC